GTGGTAGATAGACGTATAGGGCCCGATATACGCATCTCGAATCAGTGTGTTCTCTCCAATGATACACGGCCCGTGCAATACGCTCTTCTCCACGCGCGCGCCCTTTTGAATGACCACGGTGCCCGTGGTGCGCGTCTCGGCGTCAACGGTCCCGTCGTTGCGGGCGGCGAGGCTCGCCAGGATGAGCCGGTTGGCGTTCAGCAGGTCGTCCTTCTTGCCCGTGTCTATCCACGGCGCCGTCAGGACCTGGTATCCCACCTCGCGTCCGTGCTCCAGCAAATAGCGGATGGCGTCGGTTATCTCCAGCTCGTTGCGCCCGGAAGGGCGTATGTGGTCTATGGCCTCAAAGACGGAGGGATCAAACATGTAGATGCCCACGATCGCGAGGTTGCTCGGCGGAGACTGGGGCTTCTCCTGAATAGAAACGATGCGGCCGTCCTTGAGGGCCACCACGCCGAAGTCCGCGGGGTTCGGCACCTCGTGCAAGAGTATCTGGCAGTTCTGGGCCTGGAAGCTTTCGACGAACGACTGGATGCCGCCCAGGATGAAGTTGTCGCCCAGGAAGACCACGAATCTGTCCTGTCCCACGAAGTCGCGCGCCAGGCCGACGGCGTGGGCTATCCCCAGCGGCGCGGACTGCTCGACGTAAGTCACGCGGGCGCCCAGGCTCGCGCCGTCGCCGACCGCAGCTTTGATCTGGTCGCCGGTCTCGCCGACGATGATGCAGATG
This is a stretch of genomic DNA from Dehalococcoidia bacterium. It encodes these proteins:
- a CDS encoding glucose-1-phosphate thymidylyltransferase, producing the protein ICIIVGETGDQIKAAVGDGASLGARVTYVEQSAPLGIAHAVGLARDFVGQDRFVVFLGDNFILGGIQSFVESFQAQNCQILLHEVPNPADFGVVALKDGRIVSIQEKPQSPPSNLAIVGIYMFDPSVFEAIDHIRPSGRNELEITDAIRYLLEHGREVGYQVLTAPWIDTGKKDDLLNANRLILASLAARNDGTVDAETRTTGTVVIQKGARVEKSVLHGPCIIGENTLIRDAYIGPYTSIYHDCHVEGSEVDFCIILEHSSIVNIPGRLTESVIGRYVELSRATRRPAASKMVLGDHSKVELR